Proteins from a genomic interval of Corynebacterium freiburgense:
- the pafA gene encoding Pup--protein ligase, translated as MVRRIAGVETEYGITCTFDGRRRLGPEEIARYVFRPIVDTYGSANVFLPNAGRLYLDVGSHPEYATPECDSIAQLLTYDKAGDQIVDQLAQQAEISLAQEGIAGQVFLFKNNVDSFGNSYGCHENYLVSRSTVLRTLGNVLLPFLITRQLLVGAGKIYRPLVRSEQDPFGLGYCISQRADHVWEGVSSATTRSRPIINTRDEPHADSRQYRRLHIIVGDSNMAEPTFALKIGSTLLVLELIEAGWPLPDFALENEIASIREIARDTTGNTPIRLRNGNQVSALEIQRAYCDAATQWLKQRPQRASGVLDSDLHRVVDLWDRVLRAIETQDFSAVDTEIDWVIKRKLLERFQHRHGFELDHPKLLQVDLAYHDVRQGRGLYSVLESKGLVQRWIDPAGITQAASGVAPQTTRAKLRGEFLSAAYDLQASVTVDWMRLKVNRPEPISVELGDPFATIDDRVDELIEYMKTQRGI; from the coding sequence ATGGTCCGTCGGATTGCCGGCGTTGAGACGGAGTACGGTATTACATGTACGTTTGATGGGCGTCGTAGGTTGGGGCCCGAAGAAATCGCCCGGTATGTCTTTCGGCCCATAGTGGATACCTATGGCAGCGCAAATGTGTTTTTGCCAAATGCGGGACGTTTGTACCTTGATGTTGGCTCGCACCCAGAATATGCCACACCTGAATGCGATAGCATTGCGCAATTGCTCACTTACGATAAAGCAGGGGATCAGATTGTTGATCAATTGGCGCAGCAAGCGGAGATTTCATTAGCGCAAGAAGGCATTGCTGGCCAGGTGTTTTTATTTAAAAACAATGTGGATTCCTTCGGTAATTCATACGGCTGCCATGAAAATTACCTTGTGAGTCGATCCACGGTGCTACGTACACTAGGCAATGTACTACTACCGTTTTTAATTACCCGCCAACTCCTTGTGGGGGCCGGAAAAATCTACCGACCATTAGTGCGCTCCGAACAGGATCCTTTTGGCCTTGGGTATTGCATTTCACAGCGTGCAGATCATGTGTGGGAAGGTGTTTCGTCAGCAACTACACGATCGCGCCCCATTATTAATACTCGTGATGAACCTCATGCGGATTCACGGCAATACCGAAGGCTACATATTATTGTTGGTGATTCTAATATGGCGGAGCCAACCTTTGCACTAAAAATCGGTTCAACACTGCTTGTGCTAGAACTTATTGAGGCCGGCTGGCCACTTCCAGATTTCGCATTAGAAAACGAAATTGCATCAATACGGGAAATCGCACGTGACACCACAGGCAATACGCCAATCCGATTACGGAATGGAAATCAAGTTTCAGCACTGGAAATTCAACGTGCCTATTGTGATGCGGCTACACAGTGGCTAAAACAACGCCCACAGCGTGCTTCGGGGGTATTGGATTCTGATTTACATCGTGTTGTTGATCTTTGGGACCGAGTACTTCGGGCCATTGAAACCCAAGATTTCTCTGCGGTAGATACGGAAATCGATTGGGTGATTAAGCGTAAACTGCTAGAGCGGTTCCAGCATCGTCATGGTTTTGAGCTTGACCATCCAAAGCTTTTGCAAGTGGATTTGGCGTATCATGATGTGCGTCAAGGTCGCGGTCTTTATTCGGTTTTGGAGTCTAAAGGGTTGGTGCAACGCTGGATTGATCCTGCCGGAATTACCCAGGCGGCAAGCGGGGTCGCACCTCAAACTACTCGAGCAAAACTGCGTGGGGAGTTTTTATCCGCAGCATATGATCTGCAA
- a CDS encoding ubiquitin-like protein Pup: MSTSQSHIQRSGGSDENNEFEQAFGQVQINTQDTDELLDEIDGLLENNAEEFVRSYVQKGGQ, from the coding sequence ATGTCTACATCGCAATCACATATTCAGCGCTCCGGTGGTAGCGACGAAAATAATGAATTTGAACAGGCTTTTGGTCAGGTTCAGATCAATACTCAAGACACTGATGAACTCCTAGATGAAATCGATGGTTTGCTCGAAAATAACGCCGAAGAGTTTGTTCGCTCATATGTACAAAAGGGTGGGCAGTGA